Below is a genomic region from Pseudomonas sp. JQ170C.
GTTTCTGATTTTCTCCATTGGCGTGTCCCACGCGGTGCAGATGAGCAATGCCTGGCGTCAGGAAGTGCTGGCCGGCAGCGACGCGCGCCAGGCGGCGCACAAGGCGTTCTGCGCGATCTTCATTCCCGGCGCCCTGGCCCTGCTGATGAATGCCCTGGGGTTTGCCGTGATCATGCTGATCGACATTCCCATCGTCCATGAACTGGGGGTGACCGCGTGCATCGGTGTCATGCTGATGATCGTCACCAACAAGATGATGCTGCCGCTGATCCTGGCCGGTCTGAAGCTGGCGCCGTCCAGGCGCGCGGCCACTGTGCAGACCCGCCGTCATGCCCTGTGGTGGCGCCTGTCGGCCCTGGCCGAGCCGCGTCCGGCGCTGGCGGTGTTCGTGGTCAGCCTGGTGCTGCTGGGCGCCGGTGTGCTCAAGGCGCGTCAGCTGGAGGTGGGTGATATCGGGGTGGGCGCGCCGGAGCTGCGCGCCGACTCGCGCTACAACCAGGACAACCAGCGCATCATCGGCAGCTACTCCATCGGCCTCGATGTGCTGTCGGTGTTCGTGCAGACCAACGCCGGCACCGAGGCCTGCCTCAATCCGCAGGTGATGCGCGCCGTGGAGGCCTTTGATTTCCAGATGCGCGCGGTAGCCGGCGTGCAGTCGGTGCAGAGCGTGGCCGGCATGGGCAAGGAAATGATCGCCGGCAACAACGAAGGCAACCCGCGCTGGTCGGCCATTCCGGGTTCGTCGCGGGGGCTGCAGCAGGGCTCGCTGGCCTATTCGCCCGATTCGGGGCTGGTGACCGAAGGCTGCCAGCGCATGCAGATCCTGGTGTTTCTCAACGATCACGAAGGGGCGACGGTGTTCCATGTGGTCAACGAGGCCAAGCGCATCATTGCCGGGATCAAGGCGCCGGAGGTGGCGTTCAAGCTGGCGGGCGGCAACGTCGGGGTGATGGCGGCGTCCAACGAGGCGGTCAAGCATGCCGAGGTGATCATGCTGGCGGCGCTGTTCTGTTCGGTGGCGTTGTTCTGCCTGCTGACCTTCCGTTCGCTGCGGGCGGTGCTGTGCATTCTGGTGCCGCTGGGGGTGGTGGCGATCCTGTGCAATGCGCTGATGGCCATGCTCGGCATTGGCCTTAAGGTCGCCACCTTGCCGGTCATGGCCCTTGGGGTGGGCGTGGGCGTGGACTACGGCATTTACCTGTACGAGCGCATCCAGCACGAGATGGCCGATGGCGCCGACTTGCGCGAGGCCTTCTACCGGGCCATGTGCCAACGGGGGACGGCGGCGGTGTTCACGGCCCTGACCATGGCCATCGGTGTCGGCACCTGGGCGTTTGCGCCGCTCAAGTTGCAGGCCGACATGGGCATCCTTCTGGCGTTCATGTTTCTGGTCAACGTGCTTGGTGCGATATTCCTGCTGCCGGCCCTGGCGGCCTGGTTCAACCAGGGCCGGCCGCTGGTCAGCAGGAGCGGCCCGCGAAGCACAGTGATTGAAGCACCGCATCGCGGGGCAAGCCCGCGCCTACAAGAACAACAATAAATTCAACGCAGTGCCATGGGGGTGTCTATGCAAAGCCGTATGTCCAATTCGCAGGTTCTGGCGCAGATGGGGCTGGACATGGAGACGTATGAGCAGTTGATCGGCGAGCTCTACGATGGCGCCCTGGATACCCGCCGGGTGGCCGAGTCGTTGCGCAAGCTGCAGCTGCTGTTCCAGGCCAACATCGTTACCTTGATCCTGCGCGCCGTGGATGAGCCGTACCTGTCGCCGATGCTGGCGGTGGGGGAGGTCAGCGGCGCCGGTGAGATCCACCACTACGCCTATTACAGCAAGTCGACACCCTTCAATAACCTGCCGCTGGACCAGGTGTTCACCATCGACGACCTGATGAGCGAAGCCGAGTGGCTGGGCTCTTCGTTTTATCTGTTGTACTGCCAGCCTTATGGCTGCTTCCAGATGCTCGGCGCCGATATCAGCATGCCCGACGGCGGCAAGTTGCGCATACGCATCAACCGCCGCCGCGACCAGCCGCGCTTCAGCGACTGTGAGCGGGCGTTGTGCGCGATGTTGCTGCCGCACCTGCGCCGGGCCTTGCACCTGCATGCGCAGCTGGACCGCAGCGAGTCGTTGGGCAGTTTGTATTTTCAGGCCATCAGTCGCTTGTCGGTGGCCACCATCGTGCTCGATGAAAGCGGCAGTGTGCTGCAGCTCAACCCGGTGGCACGGGACATCCTCGACAGCAACGACGGCCTGAAACTGGTCGGCGGGCGCCTGGAGGCCACCTATCCCAGCGACAACCGCGAGCTCACGCGCCTGGTTCGCGATGCCTTCCAGCGCGGACGCCAGGGCGATGTCGGCCATTGCAACGCCGCCGCGCTGTCGATTTCAAGGCCCTCGGGGCAGGTCAACCTGGGGGTGGTGGTGGAGCTGATCCCGTCCCAGGAATGGGTCGAGGGCAAGGGCCAGCCGACGGTGGTGGTGTATGTGCGCGATGCGGTGGGCAAGTCGCTGGTCAGTAACCTGGCGACCGCGCAGCTGTACAACCTGACCCCGGCGGAAACCGGCCTGGCCATGGAGCTGGCCAACGGCTTGTCGCTGGAGGAGGCCTCGGAGGTGTTGAACATTCGCCGCAACACGGCCCGGGCGCACCTGCGCTCGATCTTCTCCAAGACCGGGGTGCGGCGCCAGACCGAGCTGGTGCGCATTCTGCTCAACAGCGTGGTGGCCCTGGGGCCGCCCGGGGCCTTGCCGCCGGTGGTGAAAGCCGCGGGGTAAAAATGCGTTAGTCCGAGCAGACGATGTCCGGGCTTTAGCCCGCTGCCAATACTGGGCCACCGCTACCGGAAAACCACGGAGAACAACAATGACCGAGCGTAATCCACCCCACCTCAAGGCCCCTGGCCATCGCCAGCGCTGGCTGCTGGCCGCAGTGCTTGGCGCCGCCTGTGCGGGGCCTGTACAGGCCGCCCCGGAAGACGCGGCGCGCCTGGGCAGCGAGCTGACCTGCGTTGGCGCCGACAAGCGCGGCAATGCCGACGGCAGCATCCCGCCCTACAGCGGCCAGTGGCTGGGGGTACCGCCCCAGGTGCAGTTCAAAGGCACCGGTCATCATCCGGTCGACCCTTACCCGGACGAAAAGCCGCTGTTCGTGATCACCTCCGCCAACCTCGCCCAGTACGCCGAGTACCTGTCTGACGGCCAGAAGGCCCTGTTCAAGCTGTACCCGCAAACCTACAAGATGCCGGTCTACCCCTCCCATCGGGATTTCCGCTTTGCCGACTCGGTGTGCGAGGCGACTCGCGAAAACGCCACTGTCGCGCGCCTGGTGGATGACGGCGAAGGGGTGGTGGGCAAGACCGGTGGCACGCCGTTCCCGGTGCCGCGCAGCGGCCTGGAGCTGCTCAAGAACGCCTCGACCTTCACCCTGCGGGCCTGGACCGAGGAATACGTCTCCGACAACGCCTACGTGCTCAAGGATGGCAACATCAACTGGGGGCGGGTGCATTCACGCAACCTGGCGCCGGCGCTGCAGCCGGGCAAGGTCGGCGACACCGTGGGCAACTCCTCGTTCTACCTCAACGAAACCCTGTTGCCCCAGCGTGACAAGGGCGAGATCAACACCGGCACCGAGTTCTGGAACGACAAGACCGAGCCTCGCCAGAGCTGGCGCTACGACCCGGGCACCCGTCGCGTGCGCCAGTCACCGGGCTATGGCTTCGACATGGCGTTCCCCGGTTCCGGCGGCTCGATCACCGTGGATGAAGTGCGCCTGTTCAACGGCTCGGGCCAGCGCTACGACTGGAAGATCGTCGGCAAGCGCGAGATGTTCATCCCCTACAACACCTACCGCCTGCACGCGGCCAACCTCAAGTACGCCGACCTGCTGACCCCGGGGCACATCAACCCCGAGGCCATGCGCTACGAGCGTCATCGGGTGTGGGAACTTGAGGGCACCCTCAAGCCCGGCTATCGCCACCTGTACGGCAAGCGCAAGTTGTACATCGACGAAGACACCTGGTTCCCGATGCTGGCCGACAACTACGACAACCGTGGCGAGCTGTGGCGCACCTCGATGGTCAACTACTTCTACGCCTACGAATCCCAGGTGCCCCAGGCCGGGGTTGGCCTGTACCACGACCTCAACGCCGGCAGCTACCTGGCCTTCAACCTGATCAACGAACAGCGCAACGGCTACATGCTCAACAAGGGCGGCTTCAACCCGCGTGACTTCGGGCCGGAGGCTGCACGCCGGGCGGGGCAGTAGGGCGGTGTTGTCCATCTAGTCCGTTTGAACGATGAGCAGCCCGCCAGGGCTGCTCAATGATGTCGGGTAGGGGATTGTGCCGGCTGCCTGGTCCGGCATGGCTCGACCCGGAGTTTCCACCAGAGGAAGAACAAGAACATGACGAAACTCGCTGAATTAAGCATCGAAAACACCCAGCGCACCCACCGCTACGCGCGTGGCTGGCACTGCCTGGGCGATGCTGCTGACTACCGTGATGGCAAGCTGCACACCCTGAACATCTTCGGCACCCGCCTGGTGGCGTTCGCCAACAGCGAGGGCAAGATCAGCATTCTTGATGCCCACTGCCCGCACATGGGCGCCGACCTGTCCCAGGGCACCATCGAGAACGACACCGTGGTCTGCCCCTTCCACCACTGGAAGTACGACACCACCGGCAAGTGCGTGGAGATTCCGTACTGCAAGCGCATCCCGCCCAAGGCCAAGACCCGCAGCTGGCTGACCTGCGAAGAGAACAGCCTGCTGTTCGTGTGGAACAACCCCGAGGGCCGTCCCCCGAAAGAGGGCGTGGTGATCCCGCACCTGGAAGAGATGGACAGCGACGAGTGGATTCATGAGTGGAACATCGACACCATGCTCATCGAGACCAACCCGCGCGAGCTGGTCGACAACCTGGTCGATGCCCAGCATTTCGGCCCGGTGCATGGCACCCCGACCAAGTATTTTGCCAACATCTTCGAAGGTCATATCGGCCATCAGATTTTCCACGGCGACTCCGAGCGTTTGGGCGGTGACCTGATCGCGCCGTCGGCCTACTACGGCCCGGCCACGCACTTTACCCACCTGAGTTCGATGTTCGGTGAGGTGCGGGTGCATGCGATTTTGCTCAACAGTCATGTGCCGGTGACGCCAGACAGTTTCGAGCTGCGCTTTGGCTGCATGGTCAAGCGTGTTCCGGGCTGGAGCGAGGAGCAGAACCGTGAGGTGGCCCAGGCGTATGTGATGGGTAACCGGGCGTCGTTCTATCAGGACGTGGACATCTGGAAGCACAAGATCCGTATCGACAAGCCGGTACTGGCCGAGAATGACGGCCCGGTGTATCAGCTGCGCGAGTGGTACCAGCAGTTCTTCACCGATGAAGACCTGGTGCCGGCGAGCATGGCCGAGCGTCGCGAGATTGTGACGGTCGACGAGCGTTGAGTGGCGGCCGGCCCCGGGGCGACCTGGGGTCGGTGTGTTGCGTTTGCTTGGTTGCGGGAGTGCCGATAATGAAAATAAAAAGCCTTCGAGCCTACTGTGTTCCGTTGTTGAGTGTTGTGATTGTGATGTATGCGGCGTTGACGGTGACGCCGCCCAAGGATCGCAGTTGTCCGGCGTGTGTGATGATGCCGAGTTTTCAGGGGTTGCAGACGGTGCGCTAGGTTGTGTAGGAGCGGGCTTGCCCCGCGATGGCCCCTGAGTCGTGTATATCCTTTAGGGTCATCACCGACCTCCGCGATGAGGTGTTGGTGTTGGTGGTCTTATCCATTGGCTAGGGTGACGCTGAATCACCTTTGCGCCCTTACGGCGCCTTACTTTGGCAGTCGCCCCAAAGTAAGCAAAGGGCTTGCCCCACCAGGGGCCCTACGCTGCGCTTCGGGTCCCCTCACTGCGGTGTCGCTACGGGGCATTGCGAGCTACGCGTTGCAAGCAACGCTACGCTTCGCATCTTCGGCATTCGCCGAAGGCGCTGCGCGCTAGCCCCTCCACGACACCTCCGTTCGGCCCTTCTGGTTAACGGGGCCGGTGGATCAAAAGCCAGATCAAGATCAAGAGCAAGAGCACAATTCGCTGCGCTCTTGCTGACCTGCGGGAGCGGGCTTGCCCCGCGATAGGCCCCAGAGTCATGCACATCCAGGCGCAACGGCGAAGCAGGATCACCAACAGACATGGACCTGTCGCCAGGATTCAAGATCCATCGCGGGGCAAGCCCGCTCCTACAAGACCACGGCTAGGCCCTTGTAGCCGCTGGCGACAGCCTGCGATCGGCCGCACAGCGGCCGCAATTCAGGCGACTTTGTGTCTGTTGGCTTGCCCCGCGATGGCCCTCGAGTCGTGCACATCCAGGTGCAACGGTGAAGCGGGTCACCGGCAGGCATGAATCTATCCGCAGGATTCACGATCCATCGCGGGGCAAGCCCGCTCCTACAGACCACGGCTAGGCCCTTGTAGCCGCTGGCGACAGCCTGCGATCGGCCGCACAGCGGCCGCAATTCAGGCGACTTTGTGTCTGTGGCTTGCCCCGCGATGGCCCTCGAGTCGTGCACATTCAGGTGCAACGGTGAAGCGGGTCACCGGCAGGCATGAATCTATCCGCAGGATTCACGATCCATCGCGGGGCAAGCCCGCTCCTACGGTATGGCGAGGATTTGGTTTACCAGCCATTCCAGCGCCCGTTCGCGTCCGCGTTGGGCCAGGTAGACGAGGTCCAGTTCAAATGGCTCCAGCGCGAATGGCAGGTCAAACAGTTGCAGTGGCAATAGCGCCGCGAACTGGCGCGCCACTTGGGTGGGCAAGACCACGCACAGGTCCGTTGCGGCCACCAGGTGCGCGGCCTGGAGGTAGTTGGGTGTGGTGTAGACGATCTGCCGTGAAAGGCCTTGTTCCCCCAGCCATTGATCCACCAT
It encodes:
- a CDS encoding helix-turn-helix transcriptional regulator, which gives rise to MQSRMSNSQVLAQMGLDMETYEQLIGELYDGALDTRRVAESLRKLQLLFQANIVTLILRAVDEPYLSPMLAVGEVSGAGEIHHYAYYSKSTPFNNLPLDQVFTIDDLMSEAEWLGSSFYLLYCQPYGCFQMLGADISMPDGGKLRIRINRRRDQPRFSDCERALCAMLLPHLRRALHLHAQLDRSESLGSLYFQAISRLSVATIVLDESGSVLQLNPVARDILDSNDGLKLVGGRLEATYPSDNRELTRLVRDAFQRGRQGDVGHCNAAALSISRPSGQVNLGVVVELIPSQEWVEGKGQPTVVVYVRDAVGKSLVSNLATAQLYNLTPAETGLAMELANGLSLEEASEVLNIRRNTARAHLRSIFSKTGVRRQTELVRILLNSVVALGPPGALPPVVKAAG
- a CDS encoding DUF1329 domain-containing protein, whose translation is MTERNPPHLKAPGHRQRWLLAAVLGAACAGPVQAAPEDAARLGSELTCVGADKRGNADGSIPPYSGQWLGVPPQVQFKGTGHHPVDPYPDEKPLFVITSANLAQYAEYLSDGQKALFKLYPQTYKMPVYPSHRDFRFADSVCEATRENATVARLVDDGEGVVGKTGGTPFPVPRSGLELLKNASTFTLRAWTEEYVSDNAYVLKDGNINWGRVHSRNLAPALQPGKVGDTVGNSSFYLNETLLPQRDKGEINTGTEFWNDKTEPRQSWRYDPGTRRVRQSPGYGFDMAFPGSGGSITVDEVRLFNGSGQRYDWKIVGKREMFIPYNTYRLHAANLKYADLLTPGHINPEAMRYERHRVWELEGTLKPGYRHLYGKRKLYIDEDTWFPMLADNYDNRGELWRTSMVNYFYAYESQVPQAGVGLYHDLNAGSYLAFNLINEQRNGYMLNKGGFNPRDFGPEAARRAGQ
- a CDS encoding efflux RND transporter permease subunit codes for the protein MTSTTSRLQRCVQGCADLLLNHRRAWLALFLLLSLGLGYSATQVRLDPGFNKQIPVRHEYMLNFLDFSRVFTGANRLLVNVRWKGEGDIYNPEFLAVLQKVTDDVFFISGVSRPSVTSLFTPNVRYVEITEEGYVGDLVVPPQYAGTAEDLAKVRSNAARAGQVGRLLANDQRSALVRADLQDTDPKTGQPVSYVEIAQRLEDIRARYNSDTIEINVVGFAKLVGDVVEGLNTVLMFFAVAFVITAALLWLYTRSLALTLVALVVALLPVVWLLGLLPLLGLGIDPMSVLVPFLIFSIGVSHAVQMSNAWRQEVLAGSDARQAAHKAFCAIFIPGALALLMNALGFAVIMLIDIPIVHELGVTACIGVMLMIVTNKMMLPLILAGLKLAPSRRAATVQTRRHALWWRLSALAEPRPALAVFVVSLVLLGAGVLKARQLEVGDIGVGAPELRADSRYNQDNQRIIGSYSIGLDVLSVFVQTNAGTEACLNPQVMRAVEAFDFQMRAVAGVQSVQSVAGMGKEMIAGNNEGNPRWSAIPGSSRGLQQGSLAYSPDSGLVTEGCQRMQILVFLNDHEGATVFHVVNEAKRIIAGIKAPEVAFKLAGGNVGVMAASNEAVKHAEVIMLAALFCSVALFCLLTFRSLRAVLCILVPLGVVAILCNALMAMLGIGLKVATLPVMALGVGVGVDYGIYLYERIQHEMADGADLREAFYRAMCQRGTAAVFTALTMAIGVGTWAFAPLKLQADMGILLAFMFLVNVLGAIFLLPALAAWFNQGRPLVSRSGPRSTVIEAPHRGASPRLQEQQ
- a CDS encoding Rieske 2Fe-2S domain-containing protein; its protein translation is MTKLAELSIENTQRTHRYARGWHCLGDAADYRDGKLHTLNIFGTRLVAFANSEGKISILDAHCPHMGADLSQGTIENDTVVCPFHHWKYDTTGKCVEIPYCKRIPPKAKTRSWLTCEENSLLFVWNNPEGRPPKEGVVIPHLEEMDSDEWIHEWNIDTMLIETNPRELVDNLVDAQHFGPVHGTPTKYFANIFEGHIGHQIFHGDSERLGGDLIAPSAYYGPATHFTHLSSMFGEVRVHAILLNSHVPVTPDSFELRFGCMVKRVPGWSEEQNREVAQAYVMGNRASFYQDVDIWKHKIRIDKPVLAENDGPVYQLREWYQQFFTDEDLVPASMAERREIVTVDER